CCGCGACCACCGCCGCGGACCGCCCGTGCGCGGTCTGCACGGTGACGACCTGCACCCGCCGGCCGTCATCGTGCAGGATCTGCGCCGGGCCGCGGGTCTGGCCGATTTGCGCGATCCGCCGCAACGGCACCACCATCCCGCCGGACGCCGCCACCGGCAGGTCGCCCACCGAGGCCGGCTCGCGGCGCAGCGCCTTCGGCAGCGTCACCACCACCGGCTCGACCAGCGTGCCGCGATACACATGGCCGACCACCGTGCCGGCATAGGCGATCCGCAGCGCCGCGAGCGCCGCGCGCGCCGTCACGCCATAGCGCAGCATCGCCGCGCGATCGAGCGTCACCGACAGGGTGGGCTCCGCCTGGGTCGCGGCGAGCGATGCCGCGCGCACCCCCGGCAGGTGCCGCGCCGCGGCGGCGATGCGCTGCGCCGCGACGTCGATCCGGGCGAGGTTCGGCCCGTAGACGGATACCGTCACCGGCGCCGTCACCCCCGCGAGGCTCTCGTCGATCCGCTCGCTCAGGAAGGTGTGGGTCCACCAGGCCAGCCCCTGGATGCCGTCGACCGCGTCGAGAATCCGGCGCGTCGAGCGCGCGGCGTGGCGGTTGCCGGTTCGGCTGAGGGTGATGTCGATCTCGGCCTTGTTCACCCCGGCATGGCCGTTGCTCATCGAGGCCCGGCCGATATGCATCACCGCGCTGGCGACCTCGGGCAGGCGGTCGATCGTGCCGACGACGCGGCGGCCGATCGCCAGCATCGCGTCGATCGACATGCCGGGGGCGGCCAGGAAGTGGACGATCACGTCGTTCTCGCGGAAGCGCGGCAGGAAGCGCGCCTGGAGCAGCGGCGCGCTGACCGCCGCCACCGCCGCCACGGCCACCGCCAGCACGGCGGCGAGCCGCCCCCAGCGTTCGAGGCCGGCCAGCGCCCGCCGGTAGGCCGGTTGCAGCAGCACGATCGGCGGCGTGTGCGCCCGCCCGTCATCGCCGCGCCCGAGCAGCAGCGCCGCGAGCGCCGGCGTCACCACCAGCGCCACCATGAGCGAGGCCGCGATCGCGGCGATATAGGCGATGCCGAGCGGCGCGAACAGCCGTCCCGCCACGCCGCCGAGCGCGATCACCGGGGTGAAGGCGACGACGACGGCGGCGCTCGCGAACACGATCGCGCTGCGCACCTCCAGCGAGGCGCGGAGGATCACCAGCAGCCTCGGCGCCGGGGCGGCGGCGGCGCGGTTCTCCCGCAGGCGGCGGGTGATGTTCTCGACATCGACCACCGCGTCGTCGACCAGTTCGCCGAGCGCGATCGCGAGGCCGGCCAGCGCCATGGTGTTGAGGGTGATGCCGAGCGCCGTGATCACCCCGACCGCCGCCAGCAGCGACACCGGAATGGCGACGAAGGAAATCAGCGCCGCCCGCCAGTCGCGCAGCGCGACGAGCAGCACGAGCAGGATCAGCGCCGCGCCGATCAGCAGCACATGGCCGAGATCGAGCAGCGCGACGCGGATGAACGCCGCCGGCGTGAAGGCGCGCGGATCGACGCCGACCCCCTCCGCCCGCAGCCCCGGCGTCAGCCGCGCGATCACGTGCGCCGCCTGGTTGGCGACCTTCAGCGTGTTGGCGCCATAGAGCGAGGAGACCAGCAGCAGCAGCCCCTGCCGGTCATGGATCAGCGCCGCGCCGAACCGCGGCGGCGTGGCGATCCGCACATGGGCGACATCGCCGAGGCTCACCGGCACGCCATCGCGCGCGCCGAGCCAGCTTGCCGCCAGCGCCGCGGCGTTGCGCGCCTGCCCCTCCGGCGCGAGGACGAGGCGCTGGGCGCCGCTGTCGATGAACCCGGCGCCGAGCACGGCGCTCGCCGCATGCGCCGCCCGCGCCACCGCCGCCAGGGTGAAGCCGGTGGCCAGCAGGCGGCGCGGCCGCACGGCGACGTCGAATTGCGGGGGCCGCGCGCCGAACATCACGATATTCGCCACCCCCGGCACCGCCAGCAGCGCCGGCCGCACCTCGGTCTCGGCGATCGCCGTCAGCCGCTCCAGCGACATGTGCCCGGTGGGGTAGAGCCCGATTTCCAGCGCCGTGCCGGTGGAGGACTGCATCGGCGCGAGCCGGGGCACGATCCCCGCCGGCAGCGCGCCGCCGAGTTCGGCCAGCCGCCCGGCGACGCGCTGGCGGTCGCCGAAGGGATCGGTGCCGCCGTGGAACACCAGATGCACCACCGACAGCCCGGCCTCCGAGGTCGAGCGCATCCGCGCGAGGCCGGGCAGGCCGGTGAGGCGGCGCTCCAGCCGGTCGGTGACCAGCTGTTCGGTCTGCAACGCGCTGAAGCCGGGTGTGGCGGTCTCGATCACCACCGTCGGCGCGGTGAATTCGGGAAACACGTCGTAGCGGGCGCCGGGCAGCCGCGCGATCTGGATCGCCGCGAGCCCGCCCACCAGCAGCACGACGACGAGCCGGTAGCGCAGCGCGGCGCGGACGATGGCGGACAACAGCATGGGCCGGTCTCAGGTCCCGCCGGCGGCGCCGGCGGTCCGCGCCAGCATCGAGTTCAGCAGCCCGGCCCCGCGCACGACGATGGCGGGATCGCGCGGCAGCGCCGTGGCGGGCACGAAGCGCGTGCCCGGCGCATCGCCCCGCCGCAGCGAGCCGGTGCCGCCGAGCGGAACGGCGGTGAAGACGCGCGGCGCCGTCCGCACGAAGGCGAAGGCGCGGTCATGGTGCCAGACCAGCGCCGAGACCGGCACGTCATATCCGGCGATCGTCCGCCCCGCCGGCAGCGACACCGCGAGCGGCGTGCCGACGGGCAGGGCCGGTCCGGTGAACAGGAACGCCTGGCCGAGCAGCCCCGGCGGCAGCTGCCCCGCCGGGCCGATGGCATGGAGCGCCGCCGTCCCGCCATTCGCCAGCCGCGCCGTCGCGGCGGCGGGCAGGTGGTTCAGCGCCGCGCCGCCCTGCACCACCGAGACGAGCGACCCGCCGGCTTCGATGGCGCGGAACGGCGCGCCGTTCCCGGCGATCGCGGCGCCGAGCGCGGCGCCGAAGCGGGCCGCCGCCGCCGACCGCAGCGCCGCGAGCCGCGCCCGCGCGCTCGTCGCCCCCGCCTCGGCCTGCTGGACGCTCGCCTCCGAGACATTGCCCGCGGCGTGATAGAGGCGGCGCGTGCGGGCCAGGGTGGCGGCGGCGAGGGTATCCGCCGCCCGCGCCGCGACGATCCGGCTCCGCAGGGTGAAGACCGGCGTCGGGTCGATCACCCGCCCATAGGCCGCGATCATCGGCGTCTCGGTGTGCAGGGCGGGCACCGCGGTGACGATCAGCCCGCTGCGCAGCGTCGCCGCGTCGACGGTCACGCCGCCCGCCGCCCGCGCCGCGCCGGCGCCCAGCACCAGGAACGCCGCCATTGCCATTCCCGCGACACGCCGCCTCATGCGGACACCTCCCTGAAAACCCGATGATGCAGCGCGTCGGCCAGGGCGGCGAGCGCGCGCAGGCGCTGGCCCTCGGCGGTCAGCAATTGTTCGCGGGCGAGGATCGCCTGCCCCTCGGCCTCGACCAGGCGCAGCCGGCCGGTGGCGCCGAGCCGGTAGGCCTGCGCCGCCTGCGCCGCGCGCCGCGCCGCGATGGCATCGAGCCGCCGCGCCGCCAGCAGCGTGTCCCGGCTGCCCCGCCAGGCCGCCGCCGCCGCGTCGATCTGCGCCAGCACACGCGCCTGCGCCCGCTCGAACTTCGCGGCGGCGAGGCGGCGCTGCGCCCGGGCGATGGCGATCTGCCCCTGGTGCTGGTTGAGCACCGGCAGCGGCAGCGAGAGCGAGAGGATGAACTTGCTGTCGCCCTGGTCGTAATGATAGCCGGGGCCGATCGAGATGCCGGGGAACTGGCTGTCCACCGCCTGGCGCAGGGCATCGTCGGCGGCGCGGTAGCGGGCGAGGGCGGCGGCGACCTGCGGCCGCGCCGTGATCGCCGCGCGGACCAGGGCGGGCCAGCGGTCCGGCGCCGGGGCCGATGGATGGGCGAAGGCGGCGAAGGACAGCGACACCCCCCGCAGCGCCGCCGCCGGCATGCCGATCGCGGCGGCGAGGCGGGCGCGGTCGGCGCCGATCCGGCCCGCCGCCTCCGCCGCGGCGAAGCGCGCGCGATCGGCCGCCGCCTCGGCGCGGGCGAGAACGGTCTCGGCCAGCATGCCCGCCGTGGCGCGCTGGGCGATCAGCGCCTGCGCCTGCCCGGCCTCGCGGGCCGCGAGGCGTTGCAGCCGCGCCGCGCGCCGGTCCAGCCACAAGGTCAGCAGCGCATCGCGCACCGCCGACCGCTCCCGCCAGGCAGCGGCGGCGATGACATCGCGGGCGGCGGCCTCGCGCGCCCGCGCCGCCGCGATCCCGGCCTGCCGCGCGCCGAAATTCGCGACCAGGAACTGGATCACCGGCCCGACCTTGATCGGCGAGGGCACCGGCTGGGTGGCGTTGAAGGTCGGCGACAGCGACAGCGTCGGGTTGGGAAGCTGGCGCGCGCGCACGACCTGCCCGGCCGCCACGTCGGCTTCCGTGGTGCGGATCCTGAGGTCCGGCCGCTCGTAGACGGCGACCAGCGTCAGCGCCCGCAGGCCGAAACGCCCGTGCGGAGGCTCGCCCATCGCGTCGAGAAACCGCACGAGGCCGGGCTGGTCGAGCCGGCGGGCGGTCAGCGCGGCGGCGGCGGCGGCGGGGTCGATCGGCGCGGGCCGGACGTGCGCGCAGCCCGCCAGCGCCAGGGCGAGCAGCGGGGCGACCCGCCGCAGCGCGGGCAAAAGTCCGCGATGCCGGGGGCCGGGCGCATGGCCGGCGGACCCGATCAACCGCGATACCTCCGTTCGTGCCGTGCCATGCAACGTCTCCGTGCAAACCGCCCCGCGCGGATCGCGGGAAAACGAGCCGAGGCAGTGAGCGGGCCGGCATGCCAAGTCAATGCCGGCGGGTTCACAAGGTTGCCAGCCGGTTGCCGGAGAGCGCGGCCCTCAGCCCCAGCGCAGGACCAGCGGATCGAGCCGCCGGGCGATTTCCAGCAGCCCGTCGCGCGTCGCCGGATGGAGCGGCGCGAGGGGATGGCGCACCGCCTCGCTGCGGATCACCCCGCCTTCGCGCATCAGCGCCTTCGCGGCGATCAGCCCGCACTGGCGGTTCTCGTAGTTGATCAGCGGCAGGATGCGCTCGTAGCCGGCCACCGCCTCGTCGCGCCGGCCGGCGAGATAGGCGTGCACGATGGGGCCGATCAGGTCGGGATAGCCGCCGCCGGTCATCGCGCCGGTGGCCCCCGCGTCGAGATCGGCGAGCAGGGTGATCGCCTCCTCGCCGTCCCACGGCCCCTCGATCGCGGCGCCGCCGAGCTCGATCAAGGTGCGCAGCTTGGCCGCCGCCTGCGGCGTCTCGATCTTGAAATAGGCGATCTGCGCGATCTCGCGCGCCATCTGCGCGAGCAGCTCGGCCGGCAGCGGCGTGCCGGCCACGGGGGCGTCCTGGATCATCACCGGAATGCGGATCGCATCCGACAGGCGGCGGAAGAAATCCCACAGCCCGGCGGCGCCGACGCGGATCGTCGCACCGTGATAGGGCGGCATCACCATGACCATCGCCGCCCCCATCGCCTCGGCGCGGCGGCTGCGCTCGATGCAGATATCGGTGCTGAAATGGCTTGTGGTCACGATCACCGGCACGCGGCCGGCGACGTGTTCGAGCATCCGCTTCATCAGGATCTCGCGCTCGTCATCGCCGAGGACGAACTGCTCGGAGAAATTGGCGAGCAGGCACAGCCCGTCCGAGCCGGCATCGATCATGAAATCCACGGCGCGGCACTGGCCGTCGAGATCGAGCCGCCCCGACTCGTCGAAAATCGTCGGCACCACGGGGAACACACCCCTGTATCGCGGTCTCGTCTGCGTCTCGGTCATGGTCGTTCCCAGGCTGCTGGTTGCGCCGGCGCAGAGATGCGGTCCGGCGGCGGCGGTCCCCGGCTTGGGTTCGCGCCGCGCGGCAGCTTCCCGTCCCCGGCGGAAAAGTCAATCCGCCGGCGGGCGTTCACATTCCGCGGCGCGGGGTTGCAGTCATGCGGCGGGGCCGCCATTCCGGACGGGTCGGCAACGGGGAAGGGGAGACCATCGGCAGTGGGCTGGGCCAGGACTTTCATGCGCATGGACAAGCGGCGCTATTACGGCGCCAAGGTGCCGCAGATCACGCTGGCGTTCTGGGTCGCGAAGATCCTCTCCACCGCGATGGGCGAGGCCACTTCCGACTTCCTGGTCTTCCACACCAATCCCTATCTCGCGGTGATCGGCGGCGGGCTCGGCTTTCTCGCCGCCCTCGCCCTGCAATTCGCGACCCGGCGCTACGTGCCGGCGATCTACTGGCTGCTGGTCGTGATGGTCAGCATTTTCGGCACGATGGTGGCGGATGTCATCCATGTCGTCCTCGGCGTGCCCTATCCGGTATCGACCGGGATGTTCGCCGCGAGCCTCGTGGTGATCCTCGGCGCCTGGAGCCTGTCGGAACGCACGCTGTCGATCCACACCGTCGCCACCCCGCGGCGCGAGGCGTTCTACTGGGCCACCGTGATCGCCACCTTCGCCCTCGGCACCGCCGCCGGCGACCTCACGGCATCGACCTTCGGCCTCGGCTACCTGAACTCCGCCATCCTGTTCACCGCCCTGTTCGCGGTGCCCGGCCTCGCCCGGCGGCTGTTCGGGCTGAACGAGGTCGCGGCGTTCTGGACCGCCTATATCCTGACCCGGCCGATGGGCGCCTCCTTCGCGGACTGGTTCGACAAGCCGGTGAGCAGCAGCGGCCTCGGGTTCGGCACGCCGGCCGTCGCGGCGATGCTCACCGTCGCTGTGGCGCTGGCGGTCGGCCATATCTGCCTGCGCCACCGCCGGGCCGGGCCGGGGGCGATCGCCGCCGAATAGCCGCAGACGGCGGCTTGCATTGCGGCGGCGCGGGGGCCACAAGACGGCATGTTCGCCGAACAGGCCGGTGCGCCGCGCGCGGCCGCATCCCGCCGCCCCAGACTGTCCGAGGCCGCAAGACGCCTTGTGTGGCGCCTGGTCTATCGCCTGTACGAGAGGCGGCTCGCCCGCGAGGTGGCGGCGGGGCCGCTGCCGCACCATGTCGGCATCATCCTCGATGGCAACCGCCGCCACGCCCGCCTCGCCGGGCTCAGCGACCCGGGCGAGATCTACCGCCTCGGCGCCGCCAAGCTCGACGAGATCCTCGCCTGGAGCGCCGAGCTCGGCATTCCGATGATCACGCTCTGGGTCTTCTCGCCGGCCAATCTCGGCCGGCCGGAGGCGGAGGTCGGCGGCATTCTCGGCGCCGTCGAGGCCAAGATGCGCGCGCTCGTCGCCGATCCGCACATCCGCAGCCGCGGCGTCCGCCTCGCCGCGATCGGCCGGCGCGACATCCTGCCCCCCGCCCTGCTCGCCGCGATCGACGCCGCCGAGGACGCCACCAGCGGCAATGACGGCATGACGGTCACGCTCGCGATCGGCTATGGCGGGCGCGAGGAGATCGCCGATGCGGTGCGCGCCCTGCTCGCCGAATGCGCCGGGGCCGGCATGGACTGCGCCGCCGCCGCCGCCGCGGTGAGCCCGGAGGCGATCCGCCGGCATCTCTATCTCGGCGGGATGCCGGACCCCGACCTGATCATCCGCACCAGCGGCGAGATCCGCCTCTCCGGCTTCATGCTCTGGCAGAGCGTGCACAGCGAACTGCATTTCTGCGACGCCACCTGGCCCGCCTTCCGGCGGATCGACTACCTGCGGGCGATCCGCGCCTTCCAGCGCCGCGACCGCCGCTTCGGCCGCTAGAGCACGTTCCGATCCTGAT
This genomic interval from Acidiphilium multivorum AIU301 contains the following:
- a CDS encoding TolC family protein; amino-acid sequence: MIGSAGHAPGPRHRGLLPALRRVAPLLALALAGCAHVRPAPIDPAAAAAALTARRLDQPGLVRFLDAMGEPPHGRFGLRALTLVAVYERPDLRIRTTEADVAAGQVVRARQLPNPTLSLSPTFNATQPVPSPIKVGPVIQFLVANFGARQAGIAAARAREAAARDVIAAAAWRERSAVRDALLTLWLDRRAARLQRLAAREAGQAQALIAQRATAGMLAETVLARAEAAADRARFAAAEAAGRIGADRARLAAAIGMPAAALRGVSLSFAAFAHPSAPAPDRWPALVRAAITARPQVAAALARYRAADDALRQAVDSQFPGISIGPGYHYDQGDSKFILSLSLPLPVLNQHQGQIAIARAQRRLAAAKFERAQARVLAQIDAAAAAWRGSRDTLLAARRLDAIAARRAAQAAQAYRLGATGRLRLVEAEGQAILAREQLLTAEGQRLRALAALADALHHRVFREVSA
- the uppS gene encoding polyprenyl diphosphate synthase — translated: MFAEQAGAPRAAASRRPRLSEAARRLVWRLVYRLYERRLAREVAAGPLPHHVGIILDGNRRHARLAGLSDPGEIYRLGAAKLDEILAWSAELGIPMITLWVFSPANLGRPEAEVGGILGAVEAKMRALVADPHIRSRGVRLAAIGRRDILPPALLAAIDAAEDATSGNDGMTVTLAIGYGGREEIADAVRALLAECAGAGMDCAAAAAAVSPEAIRRHLYLGGMPDPDLIIRTSGEIRLSGFMLWQSVHSELHFCDATWPAFRRIDYLRAIRAFQRRDRRFGR
- a CDS encoding dihydrodipicolinate synthase family protein, whose protein sequence is MTETQTRPRYRGVFPVVPTIFDESGRLDLDGQCRAVDFMIDAGSDGLCLLANFSEQFVLGDDEREILMKRMLEHVAGRVPVIVTTSHFSTDICIERSRRAEAMGAAMVMVMPPYHGATIRVGAAGLWDFFRRLSDAIRIPVMIQDAPVAGTPLPAELLAQMAREIAQIAYFKIETPQAAAKLRTLIELGGAAIEGPWDGEEAITLLADLDAGATGAMTGGGYPDLIGPIVHAYLAGRRDEAVAGYERILPLINYENRQCGLIAAKALMREGGVIRSEAVRHPLAPLHPATRDGLLEIARRLDPLVLRWG
- a CDS encoding efflux RND transporter permease subunit; translated protein: MLLSAIVRAALRYRLVVVLLVGGLAAIQIARLPGARYDVFPEFTAPTVVIETATPGFSALQTEQLVTDRLERRLTGLPGLARMRSTSEAGLSVVHLVFHGGTDPFGDRQRVAGRLAELGGALPAGIVPRLAPMQSSTGTALEIGLYPTGHMSLERLTAIAETEVRPALLAVPGVANIVMFGARPPQFDVAVRPRRLLATGFTLAAVARAAHAASAVLGAGFIDSGAQRLVLAPEGQARNAAALAASWLGARDGVPVSLGDVAHVRIATPPRFGAALIHDRQGLLLLVSSLYGANTLKVANQAAHVIARLTPGLRAEGVGVDPRAFTPAAFIRVALLDLGHVLLIGAALILLVLLVALRDWRAALISFVAIPVSLLAAVGVITALGITLNTMALAGLAIALGELVDDAVVDVENITRRLRENRAAAAPAPRLLVILRASLEVRSAIVFASAAVVVAFTPVIALGGVAGRLFAPLGIAYIAAIAASLMVALVVTPALAALLLGRGDDGRAHTPPIVLLQPAYRRALAGLERWGRLAAVLAVAVAAVAAVSAPLLQARFLPRFRENDVIVHFLAAPGMSIDAMLAIGRRVVGTIDRLPEVASAVMHIGRASMSNGHAGVNKAEIDITLSRTGNRHAARSTRRILDAVDGIQGLAWWTHTFLSERIDESLAGVTAPVTVSVYGPNLARIDVAAQRIAAAARHLPGVRAASLAATQAEPTLSVTLDRAAMLRYGVTARAALAALRIAYAGTVVGHVYRGTLVEPVVVTLPKALRREPASVGDLPVAASGGMVVPLRRIAQIGQTRGPAQILHDDGRRVQVVTVQTAHGRSAAVVAALRRRIAGLGLGAGIYVQYGGTAIAGGAARRSLVVHAGMALGVILALIALALRDARAVALIVGILPVAFAGGVAAVWIFLAGHLGLGAMVGLATLFGLTLRNGLLLLIHMRRLVLEHGMDWSAATARAAAADRLPAIVITASVTALGLLPLAIAAGSPGDAIEGPMAIVILGGLLTATLLSLFVLPVLAPRLARFRPPEDDGLG
- a CDS encoding COG4705 family protein, with protein sequence MDKRRYYGAKVPQITLAFWVAKILSTAMGEATSDFLVFHTNPYLAVIGGGLGFLAALALQFATRRYVPAIYWLLVVMVSIFGTMVADVIHVVLGVPYPVSTGMFAASLVVILGAWSLSERTLSIHTVATPRREAFYWATVIATFALGTAAGDLTASTFGLGYLNSAILFTALFAVPGLARRLFGLNEVAAFWTAYILTRPMGASFADWFDKPVSSSGLGFGTPAVAAMLTVAVALAVGHICLRHRRAGPGAIAAE